The nucleotide window CTGGAAGACCCGAACTGCGTCTTCCAGTTGATGAAGAAGCATTACTCCCGCTACACGCCGGAGTTGGTCTCGAAGATCACCGGCACACCCAGGGAGAAGCTTCTGGAAGTCTACAAGCTGTACGCTGCCTCCGGCGCACCGGATAAGGCCGGCACCTCCCTGTACGCCATGGGATGGACCCAGCATACCGTAGGGACCCAGAACATCCGCACCATGACCATCATCCAGCTCCTTCTGGGCAATATCGGCATTGCCGGCGGCGGGGTCAATGCCCTGCGGGGCGAGTCCAACGTACAGGGATCCACCGACCACGGTCTGCTGTTCAACAGCCTGCCGGGCTACATGCCGGTGCCTTCGGCCGATCAGAAGGATACAGCCACCTACATCGAGAAAAACACTCCCAAGACCAATGATCCACAGAGCGCCAACTGGTGGGGCAACCGCAACAAGTATCTGATCAGCTACCTGAAGGCCATCTACGGTGCCAAGGCGACCAAGGAAAACGATTTCGGCTATGCCTGGCTCCCCAAGCTGGATCCCGGCATGAATGGCTCATGGATGATGATCTTCGACAACATGATCAAGGGCAAGTTCAAGGGATTCTTCGCCTGGGGCCAGAACCCGGCCTGTTCCGGCACCAACTCCACCAAGGTACGCAACGCCCTGACCAAGCTGGACTGGATGGTGGCGGTCAACCTGTTCGACAACGAAACCGCTTCATTCTGGAAAGGGCCGGGCATGGACCCGGCCAAGCTCAAAACCGAGGTGTTTCTGCTGCCGGCGGCAGCCTCCTTCGAGAAAGAGGGGAGTGTCACCAACTCGGGCCGCTGGGCCCAGTGGCGCTACACCGCAGTCAAACCGCTGGGGCAGAGCAAGCCGGACGCCGAGATCATCCACGAGTTGTTCCAGAAGCTGAAGGAACTCTACACCAGGGAAGGGGGCGTTCTGCCGGAGCAGCTCACCCACCTGACTTGGAACTACGGCTTCAAGCGGGCCGACGGCACCATCAAGTCGGTGGACACCCATCTGGTGGCCAAGGAAATCAACGGCTATTTCCTGGAGGATGTGGAGGACAAGCCCAAGCTCAAGCCGGGCGAGGCGCCGCCACCCGCCCCGCCCCCCTGGACCCCCAAGAAGCTTCTGGGCAAAAAAGGGGAGCTGACCGGGGGCTTTGCCCAGTTGCAGGCGGACGGCAGCACCTCCTGCGGCTGCTGGATCTACAGCCAGAGCTACAACGAGAAGGGGAACCTGATGGCCCGCCGGGTGAAGAAGGACCCCACCGGACTGGGGCTGTTCCCGGAGTGGTCCTGGGCCTGGCCGGTCAATCGCCGCATCATTTACAACCGCGCCTCCTGCGACCCGAACGGCAAGCCGTACAACCTGAAAAAAGCGGTAGTCTACTGGAATCCCGCAGTCGTGCTGCCGGACGGCAAGCTGGGCGCCTGGGTGGGGGACGTGCCCGACGGCCCCTGGCCCCCCATGTCCAACGAAAAAGAGGGAAAGAAGCCCTTCATCATGCGGGCCGACGGCCTGGCGGCCATCTTCGGGCCGGGCATGAAAGACGGCCCCTTCCCCGAGCATTACGAGCCGGTGGAGTCGCCCCTGGCGCAGAATTTCATGTCCAAACAGATGTCCAATCCAGCTGCCAAAAATTTCAGCGGCACCGACATCAAAGAAGACGCCTTTGCCGCCAATGACGGCACATTCCCCTACGTGGCCACCACCTACCGGGTGACCGAGCACTGGCAGACCGGGGTCATGACCCGCAATACCCCCTGGCTGCTGGAGTTGCAGCCGCGCCTGTTCTGCGAGATCAGTCCGGAACTGGCCAAGGAGAGATCCATCGGCAATGGGGACCTTGTGGAGGTATCATCGGCTCGCGGCAAGGTTGAGGCCGTGGCCGTGGTGACGCGCCGCATGCAGCCTTTCAAGCTCGGAGACAAGGTCGTGCACCAGATCGGCCTGCCCTACTGTTTCGGCTGGTCCACGCCAGGGGTGGGGGACAGCGCCAACCTGTTGACCCCTACTGCCGGTGACGCCAACACCATGATTCCCGAAACCAAGGCCTTCATGGCCGCTATCCAGAGAAAGGGGTGAGCGCCATGACAGATATGGTAAAGACGGAAAACAGGAAGGGCTTCATGGTGGATACCTCCCGCTGCATCGGGTGCCGCTCGTGCCAGGTGGCCTGCAAGCAGTGGAACAAGACGGATGCCGACAAGACGGTCAACCAGGGCGCCTTCGAGAACCCGCGCGACCTGACCCCGGCGCTGTACAACCGCATCCGCTTCGTGGAACTGGGGGAGGAACCGGGCGGAGTGAACTGGCTGTTCCTCAACGAACGCTGCATGCACTGCGGCGAGGCCGGCTGCATGAAGGTCTGCCCCTCGCCGGGGGCGCTTTACCGCACCAAAGACGGCATCGTGGCCTACGACAAGGAAAAGTGTATCTCCTGCAAGTACTGCGTGTCGGCTTGCCCTTTCAATGTGCCGCGCTACGACGGCAATGACAAAGTCAGCAAGTGCCATCTTTGCCAAAGCCGAATCGAAGGTGGCATGACACCGGCCTGTGCCAAGGCATGTCCCACCGAGACCCTGAAGTTCGGCAACCGCAGCGAACTGATCGCCAAGGCCCAAACCACCAAGAAGACCCTGTACGGAGTGGGAGACCTGGGGGGGCTTGGCGTGGTGTACGCCCTTGAAGGGCCGCCGGAAAAATATGGCTTGCCGGCAGCCCCGCACATCCCGGTCTCCATCTTCCTTTGGAAGGACGTGATCAAGCCGCTGGGTATTCTCGGATTCTGGGGCAGCATCGGCGCCATGCTGCTGCACTACGTGACCATCGGCCCCAAGAAGATCGATGCGGCAGCCGAAAAGGAGGAACACCATGAGTAACTACATCGAGCGCTTCAGTACCAGCGAGCGTGTCCTCCACTGGATCGTCACCTGCAGTTTCTTCACTCTGCTTCTCTCCGGGCTGGGACTCTACTCCCGGCTGTTCAATGGCTATTTCGCCCTGTTCGGCAGCGGCAAGAATGCCATCATGGTCCACAAGATCGCAGGCGTGATTTTTTTCCTCAGCTCTCTGTACATGTTCCTCAACCACAAGAAGGATGTCTCCACCTTCGACGAGGATGACAAACAGTGGATCAAGCAGCGTGGCGGCTATCTCTCCCGGGGCGAGTCCCATTTCAATATCGGCAAATACAATCCGGGCCAGAAACTGTTCGCCATTTTTATCGCCGCCGCCACTCTGCTCCTGGGGCTGACCGGCCTGTTCATCTGGGCGCCAACAGCCTTTCCCCGCTGGATTGTGCAACTCTCGCTCATGACTCATGGACTCTTGTTTGTCGGTGCGGTCATGTTCGTGGTGGTGCATGTCTACCTGGCCACTGTCGGCAATCCGGGCACCATCGAGGCCATGCTCTACGGCAACGTGCGCAAGCGTTGGGCAAAAACGCATCATCCCAAGTGGTACCGGGAAATGACCGGAGAGAAGGCTGATGGCTGATGGACAGAGTAATCCCTTTTCCCTGAATGTGAGGAGGTGCGATGGTTTCGTACAGCAACAAGATCCACTGGCTTCGGCAAGCGCAGATGGCCTTGCCTGAATACGCCGAACTGGTCCCTCTTTTTGCGGAGCTTTTCCGTTATCTTGAAGAAAAGGGGGGGGAGACGGGGATCGAGCCCCGTATCAAACGGCAGGGGCTGAAGGAACGGCTGGAGAATGGTTTCCCGCTGCTCTCTTCCGGCGATCTTGAGATTGATGTCTCCGTTTGTACGGAGTTTTTGAAGGGGGCTATTGGGGTGCTTTCACAGTCCAGCCGCAACGGAGCAGACGGCTTGACGGACATTGGAGCTGCATTGACTGAGGGCAGGCTGGATCCGGCCCGGCTTATACGGGCTATTCTGGGGCGGGAGCGGATTGTCATTGAGGAAGCCGCTCAGGCAACGGGGACGCCGGCGCCTTTGGTGGAATATCTGTTCGAAATCCCGCTCAAGGCTGCGCTGGAGCGATGTGCAACAGGCTTCGCCCCTGAAGAGCTCGACGGCTGGAAAGAAGCGTATTGCCCGGTATGCGGTTCCCGGCCCGCCATGGCGGAGATTGCAGGCGACGAAGGACGGCGCTTCCTCTCCTGTTCCGCATGCACGTACCGCTGGCCTTTCAAGCGTCTGCAATGCCCCTGCTGCGGTAACGAAGAGGTGAAAAAACTCGGCTACTTTACGGCAGGCGAAGGCGCGACGCGGGTGGATACCTGCACGGCGTGCAGCCGCTACATCAAAACCAGGGATTCGCGAAAGGGGCATGCTGACGTACCGCTGGACGTGGAGGATCTGCTGACGATCCACCTGGACCTGCTGGCGGCGCGGGAGGGATTCGAACGGGGGAGATGATATGAATTATCACAATACCATACCCGGTGTGACCGGTGTCATTCTGGCCGGAGGCCGCTCATCCCGCATGGGAAGCGACAAGGCTCTGCTCCCCTACCGGGGTGGGCGGTTCGTGGAAGCGATTCACCGCCGGTTGTCCGGCATCTTCGACGAGGTGCTGCTGGTCACCAACAATCCTGAACAGTACGACTTCCTGCCCTGCCGGAAGGTACCCGACATCCATGCGGGCATGGGGGTTCTGGCGGGAATCCACTCCGGCCTGTACCACAGCAACAATCCCGCCATATTCGTCGTTGCCTGCGACATGCCCTACCTGGTGGAGGAGTTGATCCGCCGCCTGGCGTCCCGCGCCGATGCAGGGGGTGTCCTTATCCCGGAAAGCCCGCAGGGTCTTGAACCGCTCCATGCAGTCTACGGAAAGGGGTGTCTTGCCGCCATTGAGGCAGCCCTGCTGTCCGGGCAGCGGCGCATCGTCTCGTTTTTCGACCGGACCAATGTCAGCAAGATGAATATGGAGCAGGTCGCCCTGTTCGATCCCTCTTTTGTCTCATTCATCAATGTCAATACGCCCAGCGATTACTTCGAGTTGCGCGATGCCGAGCGGGGCCGTGATGCAGCGTATCAGTCTGCCATGCGGTATGAGGACGCACGCCGGGCGAGATAGCCCTGGAGATCAATATCATACACCGGACCTCGAAAGCCCCTGGTGGAGTAATCTGCCAAGGGCTTCCCTGTATTGCCCCCTCCATCAGTCCGAAGTCTGCAATACGGCGGCCCAGGGCCCGGCGGTCAGGGGCGGCCCTGTTCGATGAGCTGCAAGGATGTTGGTCGCCACAATGCCGTGGATAAGGTGATCAGCGCTGCGTCATTTCTGGACAAAACGACACATATTCGGGACACAATGAAACAGACTATTCCTTTCTGATCAAACGCCCGGAAGCGGGCCCCGCCGAAAATCCTCTTTATTACAAGTCATTAGGTAATGTCTTTCGACCCGATAACACTTGGCGCGCCACTTGCTAATACTGGCTTCGTTTACACGTATACATATTACATAGAGGCACGCGGAGGATTGGGATGAAAAAAGACGGTTTGCTCCCCGACGTTTCAAGACGGGATTTCATCAAAACATGCGTGACGGTTTCCGCCATGCTGGGGCTCCCGTTCGGGATGGTCAGCAAGGTGGCCGCTGCGGCTCAGAAGGGGGATAACCGACCGGCGGTAATCTGGCTCCATTTCCAGGAATGCACCGGTTGCTCGGAATCGCTGCTCCGTTCCACGCATCCCACGGTTTCGAGCTTGATCCTGGACATGATCTCCCTGGATTACCATGAGACACTCATGGCCGGTTCAGGGCACCAGGCGGAGAAGGCCCTGCACGATTCCATGCTGGCCAACAAGGGCAATTACATCCTGGTGGTGGAAGGAGCCATCCCCACCAAAGACAACGGCATCTACTGCAAGGTGTCGGGCAAGACCGCCCTGGACTCGCTGAAAAAAGGGGCTGAAGGGGCCCTGGCCATCATCGCCATGGGCACCTGCGCCAGCTACGGCGGCATCCAGTCCGTGGGTCCCAACCCCACCGGCGCCGTGGGAGTGCGGGACATCGTCAAGGATAAGCCGATCATCAACATTCCTGGCTGTCCCCCCAACCCCTACAACTTCCTCTCCACGGTGCTCTACTACGCCACCTTCAAGAAACTGCCGGAGCTTGATCAGATGGGCAGGCCCAAGTTCGCCTACGGTCGCAAGATCCACGAACACTGCGAGCGGCGCCCTCACTTCGATGCCGGCCGCTTTGCCAAGGCCTACGGCGATCCGACCCATGCCGAGGGGTACTGCCTCTACAAGCTGGGGTGCAAGGGACCGGCCACCTTTGCCAACTGTTCGGTACAGCGCTTCAACGACGTGGGGGTCTGGCCGGTGTCGGTGGGGCATCCCTGCATCGGCTGCACCGAGCCGGACATCCTCTTCAAGACCGCCATTGCCGACAAGGTCCAGATCCACGAGCCGACCCCCTTCGACAGCTATGCTCCGGTTGACCTGAAGGAAAAGGGCAAGGGTCCCGATCCGTTGACCACCGGCGTGATCGGTCTGGCTGCCGGTGCCGCCATCGGTGCGGGGGTGATGATGGCCAAGCGGCTCCCCGATGGCCAGGACAAGGGGGACGACCATGGCAAAACCGAGTAGACGCCAGTTTCTCAAGATCCTGGGCGCTACCGGCGCG belongs to Geobacter sp. SVR and includes:
- the fdnG gene encoding formate dehydrogenase-N subunit alpha, producing MGVSRRDFLKLSGTGLAATTLGLNLSPLEARAEELSIRYARETTTICPYCAVGCGMIVHTLGGNVINIEGDPDHPINEGSLCPKGSSIYQLRDNKARITKPLYRAPGATEWKEVSWDWALDEIAKKVKKTRDTSFVATSRIKVKEKVGNAEVENEIEAVVNRTMGMASVGSAALDNEECYLYQKFLRGLGLVYIEHQARIUHSATVAALAESFGRGAMTNHWIDLKNSDVILIMGANPAENHPVSFRWIMKAKDAGAKVICVDPRFTRSAARADVYAPLRSGTDIAFLGGMINYIIQNKLYFGEYVRNYTNASYLVNADFRMPGDLDGLFSGYAPKKRSYDVKTWGFQKNEDESVKRDATLEDPNCVFQLMKKHYSRYTPELVSKITGTPREKLLEVYKLYAASGAPDKAGTSLYAMGWTQHTVGTQNIRTMTIIQLLLGNIGIAGGGVNALRGESNVQGSTDHGLLFNSLPGYMPVPSADQKDTATYIEKNTPKTNDPQSANWWGNRNKYLISYLKAIYGAKATKENDFGYAWLPKLDPGMNGSWMMIFDNMIKGKFKGFFAWGQNPACSGTNSTKVRNALTKLDWMVAVNLFDNETASFWKGPGMDPAKLKTEVFLLPAAASFEKEGSVTNSGRWAQWRYTAVKPLGQSKPDAEIIHELFQKLKELYTREGGVLPEQLTHLTWNYGFKRADGTIKSVDTHLVAKEINGYFLEDVEDKPKLKPGEAPPPAPPPWTPKKLLGKKGELTGGFAQLQADGSTSCGCWIYSQSYNEKGNLMARRVKKDPTGLGLFPEWSWAWPVNRRIIYNRASCDPNGKPYNLKKAVVYWNPAVVLPDGKLGAWVGDVPDGPWPPMSNEKEGKKPFIMRADGLAAIFGPGMKDGPFPEHYEPVESPLAQNFMSKQMSNPAAKNFSGTDIKEDAFAANDGTFPYVATTYRVTEHWQTGVMTRNTPWLLELQPRLFCEISPELAKERSIGNGDLVEVSSARGKVEAVAVVTRRMQPFKLGDKVVHQIGLPYCFGWSTPGVGDSANLLTPTAGDANTMIPETKAFMAAIQRKG
- a CDS encoding 4Fe-4S dicluster domain-containing protein codes for the protein MTDMVKTENRKGFMVDTSRCIGCRSCQVACKQWNKTDADKTVNQGAFENPRDLTPALYNRIRFVELGEEPGGVNWLFLNERCMHCGEAGCMKVCPSPGALYRTKDGIVAYDKEKCISCKYCVSACPFNVPRYDGNDKVSKCHLCQSRIEGGMTPACAKACPTETLKFGNRSELIAKAQTTKKTLYGVGDLGGLGVVYALEGPPEKYGLPAAPHIPVSIFLWKDVIKPLGILGFWGSIGAMLLHYVTIGPKKIDAAAEKEEHHE
- a CDS encoding formate dehydrogenase subunit gamma; protein product: MSNYIERFSTSERVLHWIVTCSFFTLLLSGLGLYSRLFNGYFALFGSGKNAIMVHKIAGVIFFLSSLYMFLNHKKDVSTFDEDDKQWIKQRGGYLSRGESHFNIGKYNPGQKLFAIFIAAATLLLGLTGLFIWAPTAFPRWIVQLSLMTHGLLFVGAVMFVVVHVYLATVGNPGTIEAMLYGNVRKRWAKTHHPKWYREMTGEKADG
- a CDS encoding formate dehydrogenase accessory protein FdhE, translating into MVSYSNKIHWLRQAQMALPEYAELVPLFAELFRYLEEKGGETGIEPRIKRQGLKERLENGFPLLSSGDLEIDVSVCTEFLKGAIGVLSQSSRNGADGLTDIGAALTEGRLDPARLIRAILGRERIVIEEAAQATGTPAPLVEYLFEIPLKAALERCATGFAPEELDGWKEAYCPVCGSRPAMAEIAGDEGRRFLSCSACTYRWPFKRLQCPCCGNEEVKKLGYFTAGEGATRVDTCTACSRYIKTRDSRKGHADVPLDVEDLLTIHLDLLAAREGFERGR
- a CDS encoding molybdenum cofactor guanylyltransferase, translated to MNYHNTIPGVTGVILAGGRSSRMGSDKALLPYRGGRFVEAIHRRLSGIFDEVLLVTNNPEQYDFLPCRKVPDIHAGMGVLAGIHSGLYHSNNPAIFVVACDMPYLVEELIRRLASRADAGGVLIPESPQGLEPLHAVYGKGCLAAIEAALLSGQRRIVSFFDRTNVSKMNMEQVALFDPSFVSFINVNTPSDYFELRDAERGRDAAYQSAMRYEDARRAR
- a CDS encoding hydrogenase small subunit, with amino-acid sequence MKKDGLLPDVSRRDFIKTCVTVSAMLGLPFGMVSKVAAAAQKGDNRPAVIWLHFQECTGCSESLLRSTHPTVSSLILDMISLDYHETLMAGSGHQAEKALHDSMLANKGNYILVVEGAIPTKDNGIYCKVSGKTALDSLKKGAEGALAIIAMGTCASYGGIQSVGPNPTGAVGVRDIVKDKPIINIPGCPPNPYNFLSTVLYYATFKKLPELDQMGRPKFAYGRKIHEHCERRPHFDAGRFAKAYGDPTHAEGYCLYKLGCKGPATFANCSVQRFNDVGVWPVSVGHPCIGCTEPDILFKTAIADKVQIHEPTPFDSYAPVDLKEKGKGPDPLTTGVIGLAAGAAIGAGVMMAKRLPDGQDKGDDHGKTE